Within Pelotomaculum schinkii, the genomic segment AGGGTGATACAACCTTGCAACAGCGCAGAGATATGTTTTACGAACGCAAAGCTGCTGCTGAAAAGCAGTTGGCAGAAATAGAGAGGGCTCTGATCATGATCAAATTTAAATGCTGGTATTACGATACTGCTTTGGAAGCCGGTACGGAAACGGTGCCGAAAAATATGCCTATTGAAAAGATGCCGGATGAGGTCAAAGAATATAAATGTACATTATCAGATATTAACTATTAAATAATTAGACTCAAATTGACGAATTATGTAAAGCTTTACATAATTCATCCGCATGGCGAAAGCGTTAGGACTCGAGGAGGCAAAAGAGCCAATGGATTTCATCAGGGCGCTTACTAAATTGCAGGAGGACTGTGGCGTTGCCGATCTAAAAATGTCCGAATACGGTATCCAGCCGGACGAATTCATGACTTTGGCGAAAAACGCACGTGCCACGATGGGCGGGTTGTTTGCAGCCGACCCTGCTGAGTTAAGCAACAAGGACTGCGCCGCTATCTATGAGAAATCCTATCGTTAAAGAGAGGTGAATTTATTAATCTTTAATTATTTCCTTATAGCCCATTCCTGGTTGGGCTGTACCTGCTGTACTTAAAGGAATGCTTTCAATAATACTGCGCACATTGAAAAATGGAACACTAAAAATAAGATCTGAGTCTTTAAATCCTTTAACCAGATGCCGGCTGGAAGGGTCAATAAAAGTAACATTAACGCGACCTTTAGAAAGAGGTTGGGTAATTGCTCCTGAACAAGTAGAGCCGGATAATTGTGCCTTCAAAGGAATCCCAGTTTCATAAGTTGATAATAAGACAAGACGGCTAGCCTGACCAGGGTTACATAAAAACAGTACTAAATCAGGTTTCAACTCGAATGTCTCCAATGGACCAATGACAACATATTTTGATACACCAAACGGGGGTTGTCCTTGACTCAGGGACCGCATCCGAAAAAACGACGCATTGCAGGAAATAAATTTTTCTCCTTCAATAAGAAATTTTTTCGTTAACGCAGCCTTTTCAGGAGTAGGAATAGATAAACCCAATGATGTAAGCCCCCCGGGGCAAGTACAATTTTCAGCACAAATGTTAAACGTGAAACCTTTTCGGGCTGCTTGGTAAATCGCAGTACAGGGCATGATCCGATTTTCTTTACCGTTACTCGCAGGAACATCACTAAACGATACTCCTACAGGACTACCATCCAAGGCTAAAACCTCTTGAAGCTGTCTGGAGTATTCTTGCCAAATCATTTCATCACTCCTTTATATTTTTTTCTTGTAACTTTTACACTTACATCTTGTGATATGTGGTGAGACTCATTCCGTTTGTTAATCTACTCCCCAAATCTCAAACCATAAATTTTTCTAAGACCATGTTACAATAATGCTCGTTGTCTGTGAAGAGCAAGCAAGAACTCGCCTTAATATTATTTCTTCCTATGTATAACGCCTTCTTGAAATACAGTTCCATCACCTGGTCCAAATAACAACAACTGCCGTCCATCTAAGTCAGTCAGGCATTGTTTATTTATATACCACAACCTGCATAGCAGGTCGTTTTTCAAAGCAGACAAAAAAAATAGACTTTCGTCTCCCCTCTTTGACAATTGTATTACCTTTGCAGTAAAAAGTATTCCGGAAAATCTCAACCAATGAAATCCGATTAGACCGCCAGCAACAGTTGCACCTGCAGGACAGACACGATAAGGTTGTGCGCATCTCCTGTTTCGGTAAAAGCCTGTCGTGTTTCCTGATCTATCATCTCCTGGCTGCCGAAAATACTCCATTCAAAACAGCCGCTTCAGAGGGTGGGAGTGAATAGGTTGTAGCGGCCAAAAGCTTCTGCTTGACCCACAGGGTGAAAGCGTTTTAAATGAGATGCGTTCGAATGAACCGTTATCGACTCACATAATGCAGGGATAACATAACAGCCAGGCCCAGACTCATGGTGGCCAGCACGTTGCGGGTTTTATAGGCTGCCAGAGCAGCGGCACAACCAGCCAGTAAGTAATGGTTGTTCAAGCTCAAATCCAGCTTTCCTCCGGGTAACAACAGGACTGGTATAATCAGTGACGTCAACATGGCCGTGGGAACATGCTTTAACCATTTCTCCAGCCACACCGGCACCCCGTTCCGCCGAAAAAGGGCCAAACAAGCAAACCGGGTGAAAAGGGTGGCTATGGCCATGCCGGCAATAATCAAAAAAATCTCACTGCGCATGTTCACTCTCTCCTCCCATCATTCCGCCTACAACAGCGGCCGCCAGGCAGGCAAGAATAATGTACCATTTGCCGGGCAGATACAGGGCGCCCCATACGGCTACCAGCGCAGACACGACACAAACGCAAAAACTTGCCCTGTCGGTTAATTGAGGCAGGGGCCGGTTCTCCTTCTTAATTATAAAGCGACCCCCATCATTTTCGCTTTAAAGTGCCATCCAATAACAAGTGTAAATTAATTTGTTCCTATTCCCTAAAGGTATTCATCCCGGCAATTTACGGACGCCTTTTCTTCTTAATGTGCAATATTTACCGACTGAGTGCTTGAAATTAAATAAAAACAACTATATATTAGAGTAGCCTAATATATATAATTGCTAACTATTCTAAGGTGGAGATAAAAATGCAAAAAACAAGCGCTGAAGTTGATATGAACAAAAGACAAAAATACCTCGGGCAAAAGGGCCTGATAGCGCTTATAACATTCTTAAGCGCCTTTATACCACTGTCTACGGACCTTTATCTTCCCGCCTTACCTGGTATGGCGGTGTATTTTAAAGCCCCTATAAACCTGGTCAACCTCACTTTAATACTATTTTTTATCTTTTTCAGCGCCGGAATGTTATTCTGGGGACCGTTAAGTGATAAGTACGGGCGTAAGCCTGTTTTGCTCACCGGTTTGACTGTATATATATTGGCAAGCTTATTTAGCGCATGTGTTGTAAACGTATACCAACTGATAATATTCCGGGTATTTCAAGCAATTGGCGGTGGAGCTGCCGCTTCTGTTGCAATGGCTATGGTTAAGGATACTTATGATGGTAAAAAGCGGGAATCCATTCTGGCCTTGGTTCAGTCAATGACCATGATATGTCCAATAACCGCCCCGGTTCTAGGAGCGATTCTATTGAAATTCATTTCATGGCGGGGTATATTCTGGACTCTTACCGGTATCGGCATTTTGGCCCTGGCGGGCGCCCTTGCTCTGGAGGAAACTATAGGGAAGCGTTACACCGGAACGATAGGACAGACTATGGGCCGGCTGGGAGTTGTGCTCAAGAATCCTGGCTTTTCTTCCCTGCTCAGTGTGTTTGCTTTGGCCGGTATACCCACATTTGCTTACTTGGCCTCATCATCCTACATCTATATTGATGGATTTGGTCTGAGTGAACAGACATACAGCTACTTTTTTGCCCTGAATGCAGTGTTTTTACTGCTTAGTCCGATGCTATACCTGATTTTGTCCAGGCGATTCAACCGCGGTTCTATCATTATAACCTGTTTTGCAGTGGTAGCCATGAGCGGAGCACTAATTGGCAGCCTGGGTAATCTCGGTCCCTGGCTATTTGCTGTCACCCTGATACCTTCAACCATAGCTTCCAATTGCGTG encodes:
- a CDS encoding Bcr/CflA family efflux MFS transporter; this encodes MQKTSAEVDMNKRQKYLGQKGLIALITFLSAFIPLSTDLYLPALPGMAVYFKAPINLVNLTLILFFIFFSAGMLFWGPLSDKYGRKPVLLTGLTVYILASLFSACVVNVYQLIIFRVFQAIGGGAAASVAMAMVKDTYDGKKRESILALVQSMTMICPITAPVLGAILLKFISWRGIFWTLTGIGILALAGALALEETIGKRYTGTIGQTMGRLGVVLKNPGFSSLLSVFALAGIPTFAYLASSSYIYIDGFGLSEQTYSYFFALNAVFLLLSPMLYLILSRRFNRGSIIITCFAVVAMSGALIGSLGNLGPWLFAVTLIPSTIASNCVRPPGTNLMLEQQQEDTGSASALMSCVSLLMGSVGMLLISYDWSNIILALGILNLIVGLTCGVLWLLISKRSFIKQVPQMQLLQQHQAKHKTTIADQ
- a CDS encoding AzlD domain-containing protein — translated: MRSEIFLIIAGMAIATLFTRFACLALFRRNGVPVWLEKWLKHVPTAMLTSLIIPVLLLPGGKLDLSLNNHYLLAGCAAALAAYKTRNVLATMSLGLAVMLSLHYVSR
- a CDS encoding DUF169 domain-containing protein translates to MIWQEYSRQLQEVLALDGSPVGVSFSDVPASNGKENRIMPCTAIYQAARKGFTFNICAENCTCPGGLTSLGLSIPTPEKAALTKKFLIEGEKFISCNASFFRMRSLSQGQPPFGVSKYVVIGPLETFELKPDLVLFLCNPGQASRLVLLSTYETGIPLKAQLSGSTCSGAITQPLSKGRVNVTFIDPSSRHLVKGFKDSDLIFSVPFFNVRSIIESIPLSTAGTAQPGMGYKEIIKD
- a CDS encoding MerR family transcriptional regulator, with the translated sequence MYYSIGEVANKMGIAASTLRYYDREGLFPDVGRSSGGIRVFTDTEIETLKIIECLKTTGMQIKDVKQFLDWCKEGDTTLQQRRDMFYERKAAAEKQLAEIERALIMIKFKCWYYDTALEAGTETVPKNMPIEKMPDEVKEYKCTLSDINY